The DNA window CATATTCTACTTCATTATTTAGGGCCTATGCGTGTTCTGCTCCTTTATCAATGGCTTACTTGTTGGTGGGAAACTTAATAGGCCATGGACTGTAGCAATTATGATGTTTGTTTTGCTTGCCCTCAAATGCTTTACTTCTTAATGCCAGAAGATGGCTTAGCACATTTTTATGCACACATGCTTTTGTTGAATCTGCCATTtcctagatatatttttatacatgcATTATGAAATTTTACAGTTCAAATTTTccaaaaatttatgtgctttagTAAATGTTCTTgatcatatttttcatattgtgTGTAGTCGTGTGGAAGGTAAAGCTTTCATTTCTCCATTCTGAGATCAGCTTTTGCATTTACATTTCCAATAATCTGCACATTTTTTCTTGCTTGTATATTGCTGTAACTACTTTACCTGGACTAATATTGCTTGTTGGTGCCAACCAGTCAGTTGAATTCAAAGATATTGTTAAAATTGGGCGCACGCACACTCAAGATGCAACACCATTGACACTTGGGCAAGAGTTTAGTGGCTACACGACACAAGTAATATATCATttctgtattatttttttctgatctACTATTGGTTCATATTTCTCTCTTGTTTGTGCTTGCTTCTAATGATTGTTAACTCGTTTGCAGGTGAAGTATGGAATTGATCGTGTCATGTGCACGCTACCCCACATGTATCAGGTTGGAAacacatatattaaataaaattttccatTCTACTGttcttttctcccttttctGCTCTTCAGATTTTATGACATACTGGGAATGTTATTTGAGCAGCTTGCACAAGGTGGAACTGCTGTGGGGACTGGATTAAACACAAAGAAAGGGTATGTAAAGCATCATGggtgaaaattttattttctaggcgttcttttcttgaaaacaaaattgctTCCTTCAGCTTGTTTTATTTGTGATTCTTATCACCCCATAAGGCAGGAATTCAGTTTGATTCGTTTCTTCctgctttatttttctttgatggaCTGAAGGTTTCTCTCCCATTTTAGCcccaaagagaaaagaaactcAAGTCTTTTGCAGCACCTTTTTCCTATTCTCCAATAATGttcatcaattttatgttttattatctGTAAGAAAATAGTCAAATCAGTGGGAGAACCAGTGTTTTGAAAACTCTTGGAATTTATACATGGATATCTATGGACCATTTCTTAGAATTATTTAGTGTCGAGGCATGTCTGTTCTTTGACAGTTATCATTTGTTTCTTTCCATCTAGGTTTGATGTAAAGATAGCTTCAGCAGTGGCTGAGGAAACAAACCTGCCATTTGTCACAGCGGAAAACAAGTTTGAAGCTTTGGTTGGTTTTTGAACTCCTCATAACTtgagttttcttcttttccttccaaTTTCATTTAAGGTTGTAAGAATGGACTTTGCTCTTTTGATTTAATTCTTTTGAGCAATAGTGTGATTTTACATGTCACTACCCTGAGTGAGAGCAAAATACTTTTGCATGCTAAAgtggtatgttttttttacaggcTGCACATGATGCTTTTGTTGAAACTAGTGGAGCACTCAACACAGTTGCTACTTCTCTGATGAAGATTGCAAATGACATACGGTTATTAGGAAGGTCTGTGCAAAGTTGTATAATCCACTTCTCCCTGCTCTCACATATTTGCTTTACTTTGTGGttttaacaatgtttttttgcaGCGGTCCACGATGTGGTCTTGGTGAACTCATTCTTCCTGAAAATGAGCCAGGAAGTAGTATAATGCCGGTAAATCATCACACCTTGTTTGTTTGGTACCCGAAGAATTGTGATTCATATCAGCACATTTGAAGATTTAATTGCGATGCAAtgttgtcatttttattttttcttgtttcagggaAAGGTTAATCCCACCCAATGTGAGGCTCTCACAATGGTCTGTGCTCAGGTAAATTTCTAGTGCTGTCAGTTCCATCTTGTCAATATCATATGATCCACTTTAGAACTTGTCTGAAAGCAGCTATTCAGATTCTAATCACTTTGTTGATGTATAAGCTGCAAGTTTGCTCTGAACCAATCAAgtcattgttaaaaaaatgcCCTTTCTTCATTTTGTAGGTTATGGGAAATCATGTTGCCATAACAGTTGGTGGATCAAATGGTCACTTTGAACTAAATGTATTCAAGCCAATGATCGCTAGTGGCCTCCTACATGTATGTTAATGGCGCTGTAATgtacttgttatttttattgaagttCCAAATAATAGTTACTTAAGAGTGCTTTAACATTGGATGTTCCACCCTGAGCTTGCTTTGATTCAGGGCAAAATCAGATTTGATATGTTGGTTCTTTCATCTGTGTAAAGTATTTCAGTTTGTTTGGATGGTGGGTTCAGTTTGAAGTTACTGGTAATTACTGAACGTAGGAAAAAAATGCCTATTCTTGCTAAATGTTTTAACAAGAAAGTGATTGAAACTAAATCGAggaatttgaattcaaccaggTTTGTGAGAAATTTTGTTTCAGAATTTTAGTTTCCAATACTCCAGGTTCATAATGATGCATGAGTTCCCTCTCATCGGGCATCTTTTGATGCATGCAATGAGATCTTAGAAGTCTTATGCTGGACCCTAATAGTATTCGTAATCAAATAGCATTTTCTTGGCTGATATTAGGATGCTGACTGTTTGGCTATGATGTATTACTGATTGGTCACACTTTACTCAGCTGTTGTTTTTGACTCTTGGTTGGGAAGACTGAGTGTGGCTGTTTTACTAAACAAGTGTGTTTGACCTTTTTCTGGCAGTCAATAAGGTTGCTTGGTGATGCATCTGCTTCCTTTGAAAAGAACTGTGTGAGGGGTATTCAAGCCAATAGGGAAAGAATTTCGAAATTACTGCATGAGGTCAGTTCTTGATAACTACAGAAACTTTATTTGCATTTGATGTATCTGAAAGCTTTTTgatcatgttttattgttattgacaATTTGTGTGACCCTGCAGTCGCTGATGCTTGTCACATCATTGAACCCTGTAAGTCTCTATACCATGTCCATATTTCTGTTCTCCTGATTTTGTGTTTGGAATATTAACTCCCGTTTCCATTTTTATTCTAGAAAATTGGTTATGACAATGCTGCAGCAGTTGCCAAGCTGGCCCACAAGGAGGGAAGTACTCTGAAGGTGATGATTTCTTCTCATCTTAGTGACTCTGCAATATAGTGTTTATAAGCCCTGTGATGTGCGTATATTGTGGGAGTAACGATGTCTGCTCTTGATAGACTCATGTGAACTGTTTATTGTGGAttcttatctcttttttttcccctctcccTTGGCTGGGAAGAACATAAAATTCCAAAACATTCATCTCCTTGGAATGGACATACGTGCATTCTTGTGAAGAAAATTATTCTTGACTATTgggttttttccatttttgtgtACTGTCAATAGTGTTTGAGACTAATGGTGCTTAATCCATTTGTCTTTTTGGAGTGATTGAATATGGTACCTTACAATATTTATCTCTGCAGGAAGCTGCACTAAAACTCGGAATGCTCACCAGTGAAGAATTTGATACACTCGTAGTCCCTGAAAAAATGATCGGGCCAACTGACTGACAAAGTTGCAAAGAGTTTCCAGCTTCTGAGAATTGATTTCCCAAAATTTCAAGCATCGAACAAGGTTATCCGTTTTAGCTTTGCAACATGTTAAATCATTTGATGTGGAATAATGCGATCAGTAGTGAACATTATTTTGTTAAACAATATTCTTAGAGGTTTCCCGCCAACTGGCTTCtctcatttttcaaaaatgcaGCAGTAACCCTTGATGAGGTTAATAATGGGAATCTTCCCTCATTTTGTAGCGGACATGTGAGAAATTCACATGCTAGAATGAaagaaatgattttcttttggcAAGAGAGTGATACAAGGGTCTTGTTGATGGTTTACTACTATACGTATATGGTGCACAACATGTATGTCTCAGTAGTACGTGACAAAATGCTTAACCTCTCTGTAATCTCACTTGCATAATTAGTTCCTCtcctgtttgtttgtttctttctaAGCAAAAGATACGGCATGATGGCTGCTAGGTTTTGACATTCTGCATATCATTACACCAAAGCAAGTTCTCTAGTTATGGAAATCTAAACAGGTCCATGCCAGGAAATTTGTTGATATGAGAAGACTGAAAGAGAAGCCGATTCAGCTTCTAGTAGATATGGCATCTCCTATTCTACTCGAATGTGCCATGTATCATTGCAGTTTTTATTTCCTTGTGAAAATAGTGACATTTTATTGGCAAAATTTCCCCACATGGGTCACCAGAGCTCTATCATGGAAACCACAGGAATTTACAGATTTCAAAATTTCCCCACATTCACATCCTTAGCAGCTAAAACAAAGTGAATGCCATTAGAGTTTGGTGGTAACTTGTTACCAGTTATGTTGCTCTTGACTAGGCTGCTTCTTTGGGCACGCTTGAGGAGGTTCTTTCCTAAAGAATATGGATCACCAGCTTGTTTAACGAATCTAGCAATCCTGGAAACTGGGGCACAAGCCTTGTCCTCGTAAGAAGAGACTGTTCTCCACCATGTCGGGACACTGGGTTCTTACTGGGGAATAAAGGAATCTGTAATTACTGTTCTGTCCTTCAAAGAGAGATCATTCATCCCATGTTGCTGGGGCAGGGTACTGACAATAATGAAAGGGCAGAAGAGAGCCCTGCAGTTCGGCCATTCTcggttttaacttttaattagtGTTTGTGGATTAAGAAGTTTTGTGTCCTGGAGAttgaggttattttttaaaatattctttttatttaaaaactattcatgtcttttttttgtttagtttttcttcGTCCAagtaagatattgattttttttttaaaataattaaaaaatatcttgattgtTGGATTtaatagaaattatatttgaactgtCTATTTATTCTAATCTAAAAAAGCTTATTATACTAGATTAAAACCCAAACATATCCTAGCCGTTAAAAAGTTAGACTTTTAATTCTAGCCTGCCATGTCACCCTACACACTAAACATCCAGTGTATCTCACCACACTCAAGCAAATATAGTCAATTAGAGGAGATCCATGGGATCGAATCAAAGGGATCCA is part of the Populus trichocarpa isolate Nisqually-1 chromosome 2, P.trichocarpa_v4.1, whole genome shotgun sequence genome and encodes:
- the LOC7487804 gene encoding fumarate hydratase 1, mitochondrial; the protein is MAMYIVSRRLSTGSTTWRYGNWLRSYSTAFREERDTFGPISVPADKLWGAQTQRSLQNFDIGGDRERMPEPIIRAFGILKKCAAKVNMQYGLDPSIGKAIMQAAHEVAEGKLSDHFPLVVWQTGSGTQSNMNANEVIANRAAEILGHKRGEKFVHPNDHVNRSQSSNDTFPTVMHIAAATEINSRLIPKLKTLHLTLHSKSVEFKDIVKIGRTHTQDATPLTLGQEFSGYTTQVKYGIDRVMCTLPHMYQLAQGGTAVGTGLNTKKGFDVKIASAVAEETNLPFVTAENKFEALAAHDAFVETSGALNTVATSLMKIANDIRLLGSGPRCGLGELILPENEPGSSIMPGKVNPTQCEALTMVCAQVMGNHVAITVGGSNGHFELNVFKPMIASGLLHSIRLLGDASASFEKNCVRGIQANRERISKLLHESLMLVTSLNPKIGYDNAAAVAKLAHKEGSTLKEAALKLGMLTSEEFDTLVVPEKMIGPTD